One Ricinus communis isolate WT05 ecotype wild-type chromosome 7, ASM1957865v1, whole genome shotgun sequence genomic region harbors:
- the LOC8267965 gene encoding G-type lectin S-receptor-like serine/threonine-protein kinase LECRK3: MRIDYQNLFMASISFFLFLSSLIKAAAQQRQTNISLGSSLTPTKNSSWLSPSGLYAFGFYQQGNGYAVGVFLAGAPQKTVVWTANRDDPPVSKDVTLLFTSDSGFVLQSASGQNSSVFISADQSASSAALFDSGNFVLYNSERDIIWQSFDNPIDTLLPTQRLEAGNELISSVSATDHSTGIFRLKMQDDGNLVQYPVRTLDTAAFAYWASGTNGAGDNVTLNLDHDGRLYLLNNTGFNIRNITEGGFPVQETIYMIRLDFDGIFRLYSYDLKENGNWSVLHSSTDDRCAPKGLCGLNSYCILNDQEPECICLPGFGFVSEGNWTAGCERNSITESCKGDNVSNRIQELTNTVWLDNTYFVLSSYNKEDCEKACLEDCNCDAAFYNSGECRKQGLPLRYGRRDLRDSNLALIKVGRSVSNPNIIEPIKKKKEPGKVLLIVSASVIGFGFLVLTVIGIMIYRYHVKAYKRISSNEHMGLSEEVAPLSFTYAELERVTDGFKEEIGRGSFGTVYKGLLSSSQKVVAVKKLERVLADGDREFQTEMKVIGKTHHRNLVCLLGYCNEGLNRLLVYDFMSNGSLSDVLFSPEKRPCFTERIEIARNIARGILYLHEECETQIIHCDIKPENILMDAYMCPKISDFGLAKLLKPDQTKTMTGIRGTRGYVAPEWHRKLPVTTKADVYSFGIVLLEIACCRKHVDLSAPEHECILVEWVYNCFENGELDELVGDDKEVDKRQMNRMIKVGLWCTLDEPSLRPSMKKVLLMLEGTVDIPTPPSPTSFLSCM; the protein is encoded by the coding sequence ATGAGGATAGATTATCAAAACCTCTTCATGGCTTCCATCtcattctttctctttctctcatCATTAATCAAAGCTGCAGCACAACAAAGACAGACTAATATAAGCTTAGGATCTTCCCTAACACCCACCAAGAACTCTTCATGGCTGTCACCTTCTGGTCTTTACGCTTTTGGATTTTATCAACAAGGCAATGGCTATGCTGTTGGTGTTTTTCTTGCTGGAGCTCCCCAAAAGACAGTAGTCTGGACCGCCAATCGCGATGATCCACCAGTGTCAAAAGATGTTACGTTGCTCTTCACTAGTGATTCCGGTTTCGTGTTGCAATCTGCGAGTGGCCAAAACAGTTCCGTTTTTATTTCTGCTGACCAGTCTGCTTCTTCAGCTGCTTTGTTTGATTCGGGGAACTTTGTGCTTTACAATTCCGAACGTGATATAATATGGCAGAGTTTTGATAACCCAATTGATACATTGTTGCCTACTCAACGTCTTGAAGCTGGTAACGAGCTTATTTCCAGTGTTTCAGCAACTGATCACTCAACTGGAATTTTTCGTCTTAAGATGCAAGATGATGGAAATCTTGTGCAGTATCCGGTGAGAACTCTGGATACTGCTGCATTTGCTTATTGGGCATCCGGTACAAATGGGGCAGGAGATAATGTGACACTAAATCTTGATCATGATGGTCGTCTCTACCTGCTCAATAACACTGGCTTCAACATCAGAAATATCACAGAAGGAGGGTTTCCTGTGCAAGAAACAATTTACATGATCAGACTTGATTTTGATGGCATATTCAGATTGTATTCGTACGATCTGAAAGAGAATGGAAACTGGTCAGTTTTACATTCTTCAACAGATGACAGGTGCGCTCCCAAGGGATTATGTGGTCTCAATAGTTATTGCATTCTAAATGATCAGGAACCTGAATGTATATGTCTTCCAGGATTTGGATTTGTTTCTGAAGGGAATTGGACTGCAGGCTGTGAAAGGAACTCTATTACTGAAAGTTGCAAAGGCGATAATGTAAGTAACAGGATTCAAGAACTAACCAATACCGTATGGCTAGATAATACATACTTCGTTCTGTCATCTTATAATAAAGAAGATTGTGAAAAAGCCTGTTTGGAGGATTGTAACTGCGATGCTGCATTTTACAACAGTGGAGAGTGCAGAAAGCAGGGATTGCCTTTGAGATATGGGAGAAGAGATTTGCGTGATTCAAACTTGGCCTTGATCAAGGTTGGAAGATCTGTATCCAACCCAAATATAATTGAGCctataaagaagaagaaagagccTGGCAAAGTCTTACTAATTGTTAGTGCTTCAGTTATTGGTTTTGGGTTTCTTGTGTTGACAGTTATCGGCATCATGATCTACAGATATCATGTAAAGGCATATAAAAGGATCTCTAGCAATGAGCATATGGGATTAAGTGAGGAAGTTGCTCCTTTATCCTTTACCTATGCTGAACTAGAGAGAGTGACTGATGGCTTCAAGGAAGAAATCGGCAGAGGTTCTTTTGGGACAGTTTATAAAGGGCTGTTATCAAGTAGTCAGAAAGTTGTAGCTGTGAAAAAATTGGAAAGAGTTTTAGCTGATGGAGATAGAGAATTTCAGACTGAAATGAAGGTTATTGGAAAAACCCATCACAGGAACCTAGTATGCCTACTCGGTTATTGCAATGAAGGACTTAATCGGCTCTTGGTATATGATTTCATGAGCAATGGTTCTCTTTCTGATGTACTCTTCTCACCTGAAAAAAGACCATGTTTCACGGAAAGAATCGAAATTGCTCGCAACATAGCTAGAGGTATTCTATATTTGCATGAAGAATGTGAAACGCAGATCATCCATTGCGATATAAAACCAGAGAACATATTAATGGATGCATACATGTGTCCAAAAATTTCAGACTTTGGATTGGCGAAGCTACTGAAGCCAGACCAAACCAAAACCATGACAGGAATTAGAGGAACAAGAGGATATGTTGCGCCAGAATGGCATCGCAAGCTGCCTGTGACTACTAAAGCAGATGTTTATAGTTTTGGAATTGTGTTGCTAGAGATAGCATGTTGTCGGAAGCATGTGGATCTTAGTGCTCCAGAGCATGAATGTATTCTTGTAGAATGGGTTTACAATTGTTTTGAAAATGGTGAATTGGATGAACTTGTAGGTGATGACAAAGAGGTTGATAAGAGGCAAATGAATAGAATGATCAAAGTGGGGCTTTGGTGCACTCTCGACGAACCATCCCTTCGCCCTTCTATGAAAAAGGTTCTATTGATGTTGGAAGGAACAGTAGACATTCCTACACCTCCAAGTCCTACATCTTTTCTCAGTTGCATGTAA